One genomic window of Arachis stenosperma cultivar V10309 chromosome 10, arast.V10309.gnm1.PFL2, whole genome shotgun sequence includes the following:
- the LOC130956435 gene encoding NDR1/HIN1-like protein 26, producing the protein MSQITIESPKHCANKQGLKRFERNYKKLFFAFSAFLTTILALILLIYLILHPSKPQFSLKELDIYQLNLSGPNLNTTINLTLLSKNPNQKVSIYYDEIVVYGSYKGQQITGDTYVPPFYQGNEESNLLTASLVGNGLPVSPSIGYEFGRDQSSGRLVLNLKANGKLRWKVGTWVSGHYRFNVNCVSFMAFGPSLPSPSPPLASKQASQCSTTL; encoded by the coding sequence ATGTCTCAAATCACAATAGAATCTCCAAAGCACTGTGCCAACAAACAAGGACTGAAAAGATTTGAGAGGAACTACAAGAAACTCTTCTTTGCATTCTCAGCATTCTTAACTACAATTCTAGCACTGATTCTCCTCATTTATCTCATCCTTCACCCTTCAAAGCCTCAATTCTCACTCAAAGAACTTGACATCTACCAACTCAACCTCTCAGGTCCAAATCTCAACACCACCATCAACCTCACCCTCCTCTCCAAGAATCCAAACCAGAAAGTTTCCATCTACTATGACGAAATCGTAGTTTATGGAAGCTACAAGGGACAACAGATAACTGGTGACACTTATGTCCCTCCTTTCTACCAAGGCAATGAAGAGAGTAATCTCTTAACGGCTTCTTTGGTTGGAAATGGTTTACCTGTGTCTCCttcaattggttatgagtttgggCGTGATCAAAGTTCTGGAAGACTTGTTTTGAACCTTAAGGCTAATGGCAAGCTTCGTTGGAAGGTTGGAACATGGGTCTCTGGCCATTACAGGTTCAATGTCAATTGTGTTTCTTTCATGGCTTTTGGACCCTCTCtgccttctccttctcctcctctgGCTTCAAAGCAGGCTTCTCAGTGTTCTACCACACTTTAG
- the LOC130955707 gene encoding two-component response regulator-like APRR5 translates to MGEVVVSERLVGTAEEEEKQTTTVAAAEEETTATEGKGGGGESKGLMRWEKFLPKMVLRVLLVEADDSTRQIIAALLRKCSYKVAAVPDGLKAWEILKGRPRNIDLILTEVDLPAISGYALLTLIMEHDICKNIPVIMMSSQDSISTVYKCMLRGAADYLVKPLRKNELRNLWQHVWRRQSSTVAMNGLQDESVAQQKVEATAENNDASIRSSGDAASIQRNKELIEKGSDAQSSCTKPDLEAESGPVDNMQEFASLKCGESYPTGTMTQEVETCMRLGQISVMHDSHAGGLAMASSKNCETSTTNGKDGDTEHFRSATICGEAHDNHCVQISCSKEAIDLIGAFHNRPNCSLKTPTVNCTGKFDFIPQLDLSLRRPHPSNCDNELAEERNTIMHSNASAFKRYTNKQFQASPAILNFSDQQREQRTNCEKSISHFATGCNSDSSTPSVQRNLLSPTTPQSKESEAATSHSQQQGHSLPIAVKGVRFNDLCTAYGSVLPPMFRTQSGPPLVPSPSSVVLLEPAFQVNGFYQSNVKDNSSEQVYESPSSGGKSAPNNMISRPEHKPEHAEDRRHISPATDQSGSGSFCNGNASHLNSMGYGSNCGSSNIVDQVPIGRAASEGKNEEMANNASSHRSIQREAALNKFRLKRKERCYEKKVRYESRKKLAEQRPRVKGQFVRQVQPDALTAEKDGKEYDL, encoded by the exons ATGGGTGAGGTAGTTGTGAGCGAGAGATTAGTTGGAACggctgaggaagaagagaagcaGACGACTACGGTGGCGGCTGCCGAGGAAGAAACTACTGCAACAGAGGGAAAAGGCGGAGGAGGAGAATCGAAAGGGCTGATGAGGTGGGAGAAGTTCTTGCCGAAGATGGTACTGAGGGTGCTCTTGGTTGAAGCTGATGATTCCACGAGGCAGATTATAGCGGCGCTCCTCAGAAAATGCAGCTACAAAG TGGCGGCTGTTCCTGATGGCCTAAAGGCATGGGAAATACTCAAGGGAAGACCACGCAATATCGATCTAATACTGACGGAAGTGGATTTACCTGCCATATCTGGCTATGCACTTCTCACTTTAATTATGGAACATGATATTTGCAAAAATATCCCTGTCATAA TGATGTCCTCACAAGATTCTATAAGTACAGTATACAAGTGTATGCTGAGGGGAGCTGCTGATTATCTTGTTAAGCCCCTTAGAAAAAATGAATTGAGGAATTTGTGGCAGCATGTTTGGAGAAGGCAATCG TCAACTGTTGCCATGAATGGCCTCCAAGATGAGAGTGTTGCGCAGCAGAAGGTTGAAGCCACTGCTGAAAACAATGATGCTAGTATTCGTTCAAGTGGTGATGCTGCTTCCATTCAGAGAAATAAGGAATTAATCGAGAAAGGAAGTGATGCACAG AGCTCTTGCACAAAGCCCGACCTGGAAGCTGAGAGTGGCCCTGTCGATAACATGCAGGAATTTGCTTCACTGAAATGTGGTGAATCATATCCAACTGGAACAATGACACAAGAGGTAGAAACGTGCATGCGTTTGGGGCAGATATCAGTTATGCATGACAGTCATGCTGGAG GATTAGCTATGGCTAGTAGCAAAAATTGTGAGACAAGCACAACGAATGGCAAGGATGGCGATACAGAACATTTTCGGAGTGCTACTATCTGTGGTGAGGCTCATGACAATCACTGTGTTCAAATTAGCTGTTCTAAGGAAGCTATTGACTTGATTGGAGCATTTCATAATCGTCCAAACTGCAGTCTCAAAACTCCCACAGTTAACTGCACAGGAAAGTTTGACTTCATTCCGCAGTTGGATCTTTCCCTAAGAAGACCTCATCCCAGCAACTGTGACAATGAACTCGCTGAAGAAAGAAATACCATCATGCATTCAAATGCCTCAGCTTTCAAGCG GTATACAAACAAGCAATTTCAAGCCTCACCTGCGATTTTAAACTTCTCTGACCAACAAAGGGAACAGAGAACAAATTGCGAGAAAAGTATATCCCATTTTGCTACTGGGTGTAATTCTGATAGTTCAACACCTAGTGTGCAAAGAAATCTTTTATCTCCAACTACACCCCAATCGAAAGAATCTGAAGCAGCAACTTCACACTCACAACAGCAAGGGCACTCTCTCCCGATTGCAGTTAAAGGTGTAAGGTTCAATGATTTGTGCACGGCCTATGGTTCTGTACTTCCTCCAATGTTTCGCACGCAATCGGGTccaccattggtgcctagcccCAGTTCAGTTGTGCTTCTTGAACCAGCCTTTCAAGTaaatggattttatcaatcaAATGTTAAAGACAATAGTTCAGAGCAGGTTTATGAATCTCCCAGTTCTGGTGGAAAAAGTGCTCCAAACAACATGATTTCCAGACCGGAACACAAACCAGAACATGCTGAGGATCGAAGACATATCTCTCCTGCAACTGATCAAAGTGGATCCGGTAGCTTCTGTAATGGAAATGCAAGCCATCTTAATAGCATGGGGTATGGAAGCAACTGTGGAAGCAGCAACATTGTTGATCAGGTCCCAATTGGCAGAGCAGCTTCAGAGGGTAAGAATGAAGAGATGGCAAACAATGCGAGCTCTCATCGATCTATCCAAAGAGAAGCAGCTCTAAATAAGTTCCGcttgaaaaggaaagagagaTGCTATGAGAAGAAG GTTCGATATGAGAGCAGAAAGAAACTAGCAGAGCAGCGCCCGAGAGTGAAAGGCCAATTTGTTCGTCAAGTGCAGCCGGATGCTCTCACTGCAGAGAAAGATGGCAAAGAATATGATCTTTAA